In one Bosea sp. RAC05 genomic region, the following are encoded:
- a CDS encoding S41 family peptidase translates to MRKVSLVFAGAVLGAGLTGMVTQTRLLTSTSAVAASAEVYRSLNLFGDIFEKIRTDYVEKPDEQKLIEAAINGMVSSLDPHSSYLDAKSFRDMDTDMRGQFGGLGIEVTMEDGVLKVAKPIRDTPAFKAGILANDIISQIDGQEVKGLSLTQAVEKMRGIINTQVKLKVDRPGKPEPLEFTLTRTTIVVPAVEERVEGDVGYIRIGTFSEQTYEGLRKAIDKVNADIGVDKIKGYVIDLRNNRGGRLDQSVLVSDAFLERGKIVSTRGRNAEETQVFNAKAGDLTKGKPVVVLINGSSASAAEIVAGALQDHKRATVMGTRSFGKGSVQTVIPLAGNGGLRLTTARYYTPSGNSIQAKGISPDIEVVQDIPAELKDKLAENKGEAALKGHLKAGDGKDEQSGSASYVPNDPTKDTQLIAALNQIRGVKKDAAAPQVPATKPN, encoded by the coding sequence ATGCGCAAGGTTTCTCTCGTTTTCGCCGGAGCCGTGCTCGGAGCGGGGCTGACCGGCATGGTCACGCAGACGCGCCTGCTGACCTCCACCAGCGCGGTCGCGGCCTCCGCCGAGGTCTATCGCAGCCTGAACCTCTTCGGTGACATCTTCGAGAAGATCCGCACCGACTATGTCGAGAAGCCCGACGAGCAGAAGCTGATCGAGGCCGCCATCAACGGCATGGTCTCCTCGCTCGACCCGCACTCCTCCTATCTCGACGCCAAGTCCTTCCGCGACATGGACACCGACATGCGCGGGCAGTTCGGCGGTCTCGGCATCGAGGTCACGATGGAGGACGGCGTCCTCAAGGTCGCCAAGCCGATCCGCGACACGCCCGCCTTCAAGGCCGGCATCCTGGCCAACGACATCATCAGCCAGATCGACGGGCAGGAGGTCAAAGGCCTCTCCCTGACCCAGGCGGTGGAGAAGATGCGCGGCATCATCAACACCCAGGTCAAGCTCAAGGTCGATCGCCCGGGCAAGCCCGAACCGCTGGAGTTCACCCTGACGCGCACGACCATCGTGGTCCCGGCCGTCGAGGAGCGCGTCGAGGGCGATGTCGGCTATATCCGCATCGGCACCTTCAGCGAACAGACCTATGAGGGCCTGCGCAAGGCGATCGACAAGGTCAATGCCGACATCGGCGTCGACAAGATCAAGGGCTACGTCATCGACCTCCGCAACAACCGCGGCGGCCGTCTCGACCAGTCCGTGCTGGTCTCGGACGCCTTCCTGGAGCGTGGCAAGATCGTCTCGACCCGCGGCCGCAATGCCGAGGAGACTCAGGTCTTCAACGCCAAGGCGGGCGACCTCACCAAGGGCAAGCCGGTCGTCGTCCTGATCAACGGCTCCTCGGCCTCGGCGGCCGAGATCGTCGCCGGCGCCCTGCAGGACCACAAGCGCGCCACCGTCATGGGCACGCGCTCCTTCGGCAAGGGCTCGGTCCAGACCGTGATCCCGCTGGCCGGCAATGGCGGCCTGCGGCTGACCACGGCCCGCTACTACACGCCTTCGGGCAACTCGATCCAGGCCAAGGGCATCTCGCCGGATATCGAGGTCGTGCAGGACATCCCGGCCGAGCTGAAGGACAAGCTCGCCGAGAACAAGGGCGAGGCGGCCCTGAAGGGTCACCTCAAGGCCGGCGACGGCAAGGACGAGCAGTCCGGCTCGGCCTCCTATGTCCCCAACGATCCGACCAAGGACACCCAGCTGATCGCCGCCCTGAACCAGATCCGTGGCGTCAAGAAGGATGCCGCGGCGCCGCAGGTTCCGGCGACCAAACCCAACTGA
- a CDS encoding murein hydrolase activator EnvC family protein, translated as MPLLRALLLALAVAAAPTAADAQAPDPDVLAREAMQKLVEKQAREAELKTIEERLAGNAEARARLEAEIAGIRADRAALNKALLDTTARAQAAEQRVSGLEQRLSLSQSSEAAIRRSLEGRRGLIAEVLAALQRIGRRPPPAVLVRPEDILEAVRASMLLGAVVPDLRQEIEVLGTDLAELVRLREGIARERKAISGELEQLAGERQRLASLVEARRMREASASRDAEAQRGQDGELAAKARSLRDFVERMEKEISVANRAADAARQALEAETREQRQRMAALAFRDPARLSPKIAFAEARGLLPLPVAGSQLRGFGDADGAGGTTRGISLETRPGALVSAPSDAWVVYAGPFRSFGQLLILNAGGGYYLLLAGMQRIDVALNQFVLAGEPVAVMGETSEAAATIVGSGTGQPVLYIEFRKDGMSVDPAPWWTKPLGEKVRG; from the coding sequence ATGCCGCTGCTGCGCGCCCTGCTGCTGGCGCTTGCGGTCGCCGCGGCGCCGACCGCCGCCGATGCTCAGGCGCCCGATCCCGACGTCCTGGCCCGCGAGGCGATGCAGAAGCTCGTCGAGAAGCAGGCGCGGGAGGCCGAACTCAAGACGATCGAGGAGCGGCTCGCCGGCAATGCCGAGGCACGGGCCCGTCTGGAGGCGGAGATCGCCGGCATTCGCGCCGACCGCGCCGCCCTCAACAAGGCGTTGCTCGACACGACCGCCCGCGCCCAGGCGGCCGAGCAGCGTGTCAGCGGGCTCGAACAGCGGCTGTCGCTGTCGCAGTCCAGCGAGGCGGCCATCCGTCGCTCGCTGGAAGGGCGGCGCGGCCTCATCGCCGAGGTGCTGGCCGCGCTGCAGCGGATCGGGCGGCGCCCGCCACCCGCCGTGCTGGTGCGCCCGGAGGATATCCTCGAGGCGGTGCGCGCCTCCATGCTGCTGGGCGCCGTCGTGCCCGATCTGCGCCAGGAGATCGAGGTGCTCGGGACCGACCTCGCCGAGCTCGTCCGCCTGCGGGAGGGCATCGCGAGGGAGCGCAAGGCCATCTCCGGGGAGCTCGAGCAGCTCGCCGGCGAGCGCCAGCGCCTCGCCTCCCTGGTCGAGGCCCGGCGCATGCGCGAGGCCAGCGCGTCGCGCGACGCCGAGGCGCAGCGGGGGCAGGACGGCGAACTCGCCGCCAAGGCCCGCAGCCTGCGCGACTTCGTCGAGCGCATGGAAAAGGAGATTTCCGTCGCCAACCGCGCGGCCGACGCCGCGCGCCAGGCGCTGGAGGCCGAAACGCGCGAGCAGCGCCAGCGCATGGCCGCGCTGGCCTTCCGGGATCCCGCCCGCCTCAGCCCCAAGATCGCCTTCGCCGAAGCCCGCGGCCTGCTGCCGCTGCCGGTGGCGGGATCACAATTGCGTGGATTTGGCGATGCGGACGGTGCCGGCGGCACGACACGCGGCATTTCGCTGGAAACCCGACCCGGCGCCCTAGTTTCGGCGCCTTCGGACGCTTGGGTCGTTTATGCAGGTCCCTTCCGCTCGTTCGGGCAACTCTTGATCCTGAACGCCGGCGGGGGGTACTATCTGTTGCTCGCCGGGATGCAGCGGATCGATGTGGCGCTGAACCAGTTCGTCCTCGCGGGGGAACCGGTTGCGGTGATGGGCGAAACGTCGGAAGCTGCGGCGACGATCGTGGGTTCGGGAACCGGCCAGCCGGTTCTGTATATCGAGTTCAGAAAAGACGGCATGTCGGTCGACCCGGCGCCGTGGTGGACGAAACCGCTTGGCGAAAAGGTTCGCGGATGA
- the rsfS gene encoding ribosome silencing factor, translated as MHVLEDMKAEDVTVIDLVGKTSLADAMIIATGRVNRHVASIADALVEAIKGSGLPAPKVEGMPACDWVLIDTGDIIVHVFRPEVRQFYNLEKMWGADRPNERLVG; from the coding sequence ATGCATGTTCTCGAAGACATGAAGGCCGAAGACGTCACCGTCATCGACCTCGTCGGCAAGACCTCGCTGGCCGATGCGATGATCATCGCCACCGGCCGCGTGAACCGCCATGTTGCATCCATCGCCGATGCGCTGGTCGAGGCGATCAAGGGCTCCGGACTGCCGGCGCCGAAGGTCGAGGGCATGCCGGCCTGCGACTGGGTGCTGATCGACACCGGCGACATCATCGTCCATGTCTTCCGCCCGGAAGTCCGCCAGTTCTACAATCTCGAGAAGATGTGGGGCGCCGACAGGCCCAACGAGCGTCTGGTCGGCTGA
- a CDS encoding RNA pyrophosphohydrolase, whose amino-acid sequence MISDRPPDGYRPCVGLALFNADGLVFVGRRANKSLREHVAPGHEWQMPQGGIDSGETPLQAATRELQEETNVTSVSLLAESPGWLAYDLPLEIGQQAWKGRWRGQAQKWFAFRLTGPDSEIDIATPAGGHKAEFDAWRWERLERTPALIIPFKQGVYREVAALFSPFAAA is encoded by the coding sequence ATGATCAGCGACAGGCCGCCCGACGGCTACCGCCCCTGCGTCGGGCTCGCCCTCTTCAATGCGGACGGACTGGTCTTCGTCGGGCGCCGCGCCAACAAGTCTCTGCGCGAGCATGTCGCCCCCGGCCATGAATGGCAGATGCCACAGGGCGGCATCGATTCCGGCGAGACGCCGCTTCAGGCCGCGACCCGGGAACTGCAGGAGGAGACCAACGTCACCTCCGTCTCGCTGCTCGCGGAGAGCCCTGGCTGGCTCGCCTATGACCTGCCGCTGGAAATCGGCCAGCAGGCCTGGAAGGGCCGCTGGCGGGGCCAGGCCCAGAAATGGTTCGCCTTCCGGCTGACCGGCCCCGACAGCGAGATCGACATCGCGACGCCGGCCGGCGGGCACAAGGCCGAGTTCGACGCCTGGCGCTGGGAGCGGCTGGAACGGACCCCCGCCCTGATCATCCCCTTCAAGCAGGGGGTCTACCGCGAGGTCGCGGCGCTGTTTTCGCCCTTCGCCGCGGCCTGA
- a CDS encoding glutamate-5-semialdehyde dehydrogenase, with translation MGALGRRARAASRVIALATTAQRNDALVAMAAALRTRQAPILAANALDLAEARAAGQTPAFIDRLLLDPARLSAVAEAVASVATLPDPLGRVLATWTQPNGLRFERVATPLGVIAVIFESRPNVTADAGALCLKSGNAAILRAGSDSFRTATEIAAALREGLEAAGLPGDAIQLVPTRDRDAVGEILKGLDGNVDVVVPRGGKSLVARVQSDARVPVFAHLDGNCHVYVDAAADLAMAREIVLNAKLRRTGVCGAAETLLVDQACAATHLEPLVTALIEAGCAVRGDARTQAAAARAEAASEADWATEYLDRIIAVKVVAGLDEAIAHIERYGSHHTDAIVTADAAAAGRFLAEIDSAIVLHNASTQFADGGEFGFGAEIGIATGRMHARGPVGVEQLCSFKYRVHGNGQIRP, from the coding sequence ATGGGTGCGCTCGGACGGCGCGCCCGCGCCGCATCGCGCGTGATCGCGCTCGCCACCACCGCGCAGCGCAATGACGCACTGGTCGCCATGGCCGCGGCGCTGCGCACCCGTCAGGCTCCGATTCTCGCGGCCAATGCGCTCGACCTCGCCGAGGCCCGGGCCGCCGGCCAGACCCCGGCCTTCATCGACCGCCTGCTGCTCGATCCCGCCCGCCTGTCCGCGGTGGCCGAGGCCGTCGCCAGCGTCGCCACCCTGCCCGATCCGCTCGGGCGCGTGCTCGCGACCTGGACGCAGCCCAACGGCCTGCGCTTCGAGCGCGTCGCGACGCCGCTCGGCGTCATCGCGGTGATCTTCGAAAGCCGTCCCAACGTCACCGCCGATGCCGGCGCGCTCTGCCTGAAGAGCGGCAATGCCGCGATCCTGCGCGCGGGCTCGGACAGCTTCCGCACCGCCACCGAAATCGCGGCCGCGCTGCGCGAGGGCCTGGAGGCGGCCGGCCTGCCCGGCGATGCGATCCAGCTCGTGCCGACGCGCGACCGGGACGCGGTCGGCGAAATCCTCAAGGGCCTCGACGGCAACGTCGACGTCGTCGTGCCGCGCGGCGGCAAGAGCCTGGTGGCCCGCGTCCAGAGCGATGCGCGCGTTCCCGTCTTCGCCCATCTCGACGGCAACTGCCATGTCTATGTCGATGCCGCGGCCGACCTCGCCATGGCCCGCGAGATCGTGCTCAACGCCAAGCTCCGGCGCACCGGCGTCTGCGGTGCCGCCGAGACGCTGCTGGTCGACCAGGCCTGCGCGGCGACGCATCTGGAGCCGCTGGTGACGGCTCTGATCGAGGCCGGCTGTGCGGTGCGCGGCGATGCCCGCACCCAGGCCGCGGCGGCCCGGGCCGAGGCGGCGAGCGAGGCGGACTGGGCGACCGAGTATCTCGACCGCATCATCGCTGTGAAGGTCGTGGCCGGGCTCGACGAAGCCATCGCCCATATCGAGCGCTATGGCTCGCACCACACCGACGCCATCGTCACCGCCGATGCGGCCGCTGCCGGCCGCTTCCTCGCCGAGATCGACTCGGCCATCGTGCTGCACAACGCCTCGACCCAGTTCGCCGATGGCGGGGAATTCGGCTTCGGCGCGGAGATCGGCATCGCCACCGGCCGCATGCACGCCCGCGGCCCGGTCGGAGTCGAGCAGCTCTGCTCCTTCAAGTACCGCGTCCACGGCAACGGCCAGATCCGCCCGTGA
- a CDS encoding nicotinate-nucleotide adenylyltransferase, translated as MEHLRLPPHAPGLRIGLFGGTFNPAHDGHRMASLTALRRLQLDRIWWLVTPGNPLKDNTALPSLAQRIRFGRKLADHSKIHVTGIEAMLRTRYTADTLRALKRRCPGVNFVWIMGSDNLASFHRWNEWRAIARMMPMAVIDRPGSTHSAVASPAANWLSRWRISESQGAALALTKPPAWVFLHGRRSELSSTMLRQQAERD; from the coding sequence ATGGAACACCTGCGCCTGCCGCCGCATGCGCCCGGCCTGCGCATCGGCCTGTTCGGCGGCACCTTCAACCCGGCTCATGACGGGCACCGCATGGCGAGCCTGACCGCCTTGCGCCGGCTCCAGCTCGACCGGATCTGGTGGCTGGTGACCCCCGGCAACCCGCTGAAGGACAACACGGCGCTGCCCTCGCTGGCGCAGCGCATCCGCTTCGGCCGCAAGCTCGCCGACCATTCCAAGATCCACGTCACCGGCATCGAGGCGATGCTGCGCACCCGCTACACCGCCGATACGCTGCGCGCGCTGAAGCGCCGCTGCCCCGGCGTGAACTTCGTCTGGATCATGGGCTCCGACAATCTCGCCAGCTTCCATCGCTGGAACGAGTGGCGCGCCATCGCCCGGATGATGCCGATGGCCGTGATCGACCGCCCCGGATCGACCCACAGCGCAGTGGCCTCTCCGGCCGCCAACTGGCTCTCGCGCTGGCGGATTTCGGAAAGCCAGGGGGCGGCGCTCGCCCTCACGAAGCCGCCCGCCTGGGTCTTCCTGCATGGTCGCCGCTCGGAGCTCTCCTCGACGATGCTGCGCCAGCAGGCCGAACGCGATTGA
- the proB gene encoding glutamate 5-kinase — MQTPSLHQFRRIVVKVGSSLLVDRERGRLRQAWLAALAEDLSDLHQRGADVLVVSSGAIALGRTVLALPSGPLRLEESQAAAAVGQIALARTWAEALGHHGLTAGQILLTLADTEERRRYLNARATLGRLLDLRAVPVINENDTVATTEIRYGDNDRLAARVATMAGADLLVLFSDIDGLYTAPPARDPSARHIPLVERITPEIDAMAGGAASELSRGGMRTKIEAGKIAASGGTHMLIADGRAKNPLAAIAAGARCTWFLTASTPATARKTWIAGSLEPRGTLHVDAGAARALAGGASLLPVGVSRIEGDFARGDAVLIRDPDGRLLGRGLVAYDAGEAALVLGKASRDIGAILGYPGRAEMIHRDDMALGVV; from the coding sequence GTGCAGACGCCGTCGCTCCATCAGTTCCGCCGCATCGTGGTCAAGGTCGGCTCGAGCCTGCTCGTCGATCGCGAGCGCGGCCGCCTGCGCCAGGCCTGGCTGGCGGCGCTGGCGGAGGACCTCTCCGATCTGCACCAGCGCGGTGCGGATGTGCTCGTCGTCTCCTCCGGCGCGATCGCGCTGGGGCGCACCGTGCTCGCCCTGCCCTCCGGGCCGCTGCGCCTCGAGGAGAGCCAGGCCGCGGCGGCCGTCGGCCAGATCGCGCTCGCCCGCACCTGGGCCGAGGCGCTGGGCCATCATGGCCTCACGGCCGGCCAGATCCTGCTGACCCTGGCCGATACCGAGGAGCGCCGGCGCTATCTCAACGCCCGGGCCACGCTCGGCCGCCTGCTCGACCTGCGCGCCGTGCCGGTGATCAACGAGAACGACACGGTCGCCACGACCGAGATCCGCTATGGCGACAACGACCGCCTCGCAGCCCGCGTCGCCACAATGGCCGGCGCCGATCTGCTCGTGCTGTTCTCCGACATCGACGGGCTCTACACCGCCCCGCCCGCACGAGACCCGTCGGCGCGTCATATCCCGCTGGTCGAGCGCATCACCCCGGAGATCGATGCGATGGCGGGAGGCGCCGCCTCCGAGCTCTCGCGCGGCGGCATGCGCACCAAGATCGAGGCCGGCAAGATCGCCGCCAGCGGCGGCACGCATATGCTCATCGCCGACGGGCGGGCAAAGAACCCGCTCGCCGCCATCGCCGCCGGGGCGCGCTGCACCTGGTTCCTGACAGCCTCGACCCCCGCCACCGCGCGCAAGACCTGGATCGCCGGCTCGCTGGAGCCCCGCGGCACGCTGCATGTCGATGCCGGCGCGGCGCGCGCGCTGGCCGGCGGCGCGAGCCTCCTGCCCGTCGGCGTGAGCCGGATCGAAGGCGACTTCGCCCGCGGCGACGCCGTGCTGATCCGCGACCCCGACGGCCGGCTGCTCGGGCGCGGCCTCGTGGCCTATGATGCCGGCGAAGCGGCGCTCGTCCTCGGCAAGGCCTCGCGCGACATCGGGGCCATCCTGGGCTATCCGGGACGGGCCGAGATGATCCACCGGGACGACATGGCGCTCGGTGTGGTCTAA
- a CDS encoding divergent polysaccharide deacetylase family protein produces the protein MAGTPLTELNKPLGQGLTASKGKPWGRWIAFGFAGLVGLVWVSILLLVAIRRDPDGGEPMATARIEQRAAPASALPSGLPVASQTDPAATARPQSSARQLESEAGVTVVRPGSDVPGAIVITIPDNAATVKLATAPDSRLVERSRFGLLPKIGLDGATPAQVYARPAGPPPAGKVNGRVAILVGGLGISPTGTSDAIAKLPGQVSLAFAPYGAELDRTVQRARGEGHEVFLQLPMEPFDYPDSDPGPHTLLTGPKSADNVERLHWALGRFTGYVGIVNFLGGRLTSDETALTPILRELAGRGLMVVDDGSSARSLLASSAARAQIPALKIDRVVDNVARPEAIDKELAAIEAMARDQGVAVISASALPVSIERIARWVQTLEAKGIVLVPISAARGLRSPKTTGSLR, from the coding sequence TTGGCCGGAACGCCGCTCACTGAGCTCAACAAGCCGCTCGGCCAGGGCCTGACCGCGTCGAAGGGCAAGCCCTGGGGGCGCTGGATCGCCTTTGGCTTTGCGGGGCTCGTCGGCCTCGTCTGGGTCTCGATCCTGCTCCTCGTCGCGATCCGGCGTGATCCCGACGGCGGCGAACCCATGGCGACGGCCCGGATCGAGCAGCGGGCCGCTCCGGCCTCCGCGCTGCCCTCGGGGCTTCCGGTCGCCTCCCAGACCGACCCCGCCGCGACCGCACGCCCGCAATCGAGCGCAAGGCAGCTCGAGAGCGAAGCCGGCGTCACCGTGGTGCGTCCCGGATCCGACGTTCCCGGCGCGATCGTGATCACGATTCCCGACAACGCGGCCACGGTAAAGCTCGCCACCGCGCCCGACAGCCGGCTCGTCGAGCGCTCGCGCTTCGGGCTGTTGCCGAAGATCGGCCTGGATGGCGCGACGCCGGCGCAGGTCTACGCCCGCCCGGCCGGACCACCCCCTGCCGGCAAGGTCAACGGACGCGTCGCCATCCTCGTCGGCGGCCTCGGCATCAGCCCGACCGGAACCAGCGACGCCATCGCGAAGCTGCCGGGTCAGGTCTCGCTCGCCTTTGCGCCCTATGGCGCCGAACTCGATCGCACCGTGCAGCGCGCCCGCGGCGAGGGACACGAGGTTTTCCTGCAGCTGCCGATGGAGCCCTTCGACTATCCCGACAGCGATCCAGGCCCGCACACCCTGCTGACCGGGCCGAAATCGGCGGACAATGTCGAGCGCCTGCACTGGGCGCTCGGTCGCTTCACCGGCTATGTCGGCATCGTCAATTTTCTCGGCGGCCGCCTGACATCCGACGAGACGGCGCTCACGCCGATCCTGCGCGAACTCGCCGGGCGCGGCCTCATGGTCGTCGATGACGGCTCCTCGGCCCGCAGCCTGCTCGCCTCATCGGCGGCGCGCGCGCAGATCCCGGCCCTGAAGATCGACCGCGTCGTCGACAACGTCGCCCGGCCGGAGGCCATCGACAAGGAACTGGCGGCGATCGAGGCGATGGCCCGCGACCAGGGCGTCGCCGTGATCAGCGCCAGCGCCCTGCCGGTCTCGATCGAGCGGATCGCCCGCTGGGTCCAGACGCTCGAAGCCAAGGGCATTGTTCTCGTCCCGATCAGCGCCGCCCGCGGACTGCGCAGCCCGAAGACCACCGGATCCCTCAGATGA
- a CDS encoding transporter substrate-binding domain-containing protein, whose product MRFEGDPGPVSAALRERLAPGGVLRAGINLSNFLLVSARSADGGPAGVSPDMATAIAQCLEVTLQRVPYASPALLADAAGRDEWDIGLIGAEPQRAETIAFTAPYAQIEATYLVPAGSPLTKIAAVDAPGVRIAVTGGTAYGLWLDRNIRHADIQRTATMDETLADFRDRGLEALAGLRMRLVDDAAALPGSRLLEGRFMAVQQAIGVPRREDELTEEAVAWLGRFVAAAIASGFVAERIRHHGVNGLSVA is encoded by the coding sequence ATGAGGTTCGAAGGCGATCCCGGGCCGGTTTCTGCGGCCCTGCGCGAACGGCTCGCTCCCGGCGGCGTCCTGCGGGCCGGCATCAACCTCTCCAATTTCCTCCTCGTCTCCGCCCGCTCCGCCGATGGCGGCCCGGCCGGCGTCTCGCCCGATATGGCCACGGCGATCGCGCAATGCCTCGAGGTCACGCTGCAGCGCGTGCCTTACGCGTCGCCGGCGCTGCTGGCCGATGCGGCCGGGCGCGACGAATGGGATATCGGCCTGATCGGCGCCGAACCGCAGCGCGCTGAGACCATCGCCTTCACGGCACCCTATGCGCAGATCGAGGCGACCTATCTCGTGCCTGCCGGCTCGCCTCTGACCAAGATCGCCGCCGTCGACGCCCCTGGCGTGCGGATCGCCGTGACGGGCGGGACCGCCTATGGCCTCTGGCTCGACCGCAACATCCGCCATGCCGACATCCAGCGGACCGCCACCATGGACGAGACGCTCGCCGATTTCCGGGATCGCGGGCTGGAGGCTCTGGCCGGCCTGCGCATGCGGCTGGTCGACGATGCCGCCGCGCTGCCGGGTTCGCGCCTGCTGGAGGGTCGCTTCATGGCGGTCCAGCAGGCCATCGGCGTCCCCCGCCGGGAGGATGAGCTGACGGAGGAAGCCGTCGCCTGGCTCGGCCGGTTCGTCGCGGCGGCGATCGCATCGGGCTTCGTGGCCGAGCGCATCCGCCACCATGGCGTGAACGGGCTGAGTGTCGCCTGA
- the rlmH gene encoding 23S rRNA (pseudouridine(1915)-N(3))-methyltransferase RlmH, producing the protein MRLAVITVGRLKDGPERELCERYRERAATLGRGLGLTGPDIVEIAESRGRRAEERKRDEAAAITAKLSPGLVIALDERGGSLGSDAFAARIGAARDAGTASVNLVIGGADGLAAELRAAAGLTLAFGALTIPHQLVRVLVLEQLYRTMTILAGHPYHRA; encoded by the coding sequence ATGCGCCTCGCCGTGATCACCGTCGGCCGTCTCAAGGACGGGCCGGAACGGGAGCTTTGCGAGCGTTACCGCGAGCGCGCCGCGACCTTGGGGCGCGGACTCGGGCTGACCGGTCCGGACATCGTCGAAATTGCCGAAAGCCGCGGCCGCAGGGCCGAGGAGCGCAAGCGCGACGAGGCGGCCGCGATCACGGCGAAGCTGTCTCCCGGCCTCGTCATCGCGCTCGACGAGCGCGGCGGCAGCCTCGGCAGTGATGCCTTCGCGGCGCGGATCGGCGCCGCCCGCGACGCCGGAACCGCCTCCGTCAACCTCGTCATCGGCGGGGCGGACGGGCTGGCGGCCGAGCTGCGTGCCGCCGCAGGGCTGACGCTCGCCTTCGGCGCCCTGACGATCCCGCACCAGCTCGTCCGCGTCCTCGTCCTCGAACAGCTCTATCGGACGATGACGATTCTGGCCGGGCACCCCTATCATCGCGCATGA